Proteins from a genomic interval of Rhodococcus rhodochrous:
- a CDS encoding helix-turn-helix domain-containing protein — translation MTVRKAEKPGPSASEPGRSAADPEDSAAVVFEPCPLADVVSSGLLVAPTVLAGDVSTARPVTGVAVMMLPEIGPWLRPGLLLVTSTTVLARLAVPITDFLARLDRSEVSALVVRLDTGHPLPQGLTDDVPLPVLTTPEEVVADHRLARGLRDMAVAQVEAVFEADHLRRGLLEIVMAGGGHRALAEGISRRLGGAVLITTPDGRQTYRAGRESDFAWLSSTAAVDPTGRVRTDSIEGGLGLHRFGDEYVAIAAISANGIDHGRLVFFCPARDLSAPDLYLVEQAATVCALVVSRELAVSAVEEKHRANFVRDLLRGRAGEPEQVIVHAQMFGWNLDRPVVVVAVEPDRVDDDSSAAPARLPVVERQARAFAGALAGRDSGASVTALATETVVLMGEGSDTMTLVHELVALVRGAGGGGRRPFGVGVSRASSSTDDLPALYAQARTALEVGRKISGPWAVTHFDDLGVYRLLSLVEDTEELESFARETLKELTDGTAEAQDMCRTLEVLLATNINIAEAARQLHFHYNTLRYRVAKLEKILGPFTEQPELRLDLSLALKIIAMRGIDS, via the coding sequence GTGACGGTGCGCAAGGCTGAGAAACCGGGGCCCAGCGCATCCGAACCGGGACGCAGCGCAGCCGATCCGGAGGACAGCGCAGCGGTCGTATTCGAACCGTGCCCGCTCGCAGACGTCGTCTCCTCGGGTCTCCTCGTCGCACCGACGGTGCTTGCCGGTGACGTCTCCACGGCGCGACCTGTCACCGGGGTCGCGGTGATGATGCTCCCCGAGATCGGTCCCTGGCTGCGTCCGGGGCTGCTGCTCGTCACCTCCACCACCGTGCTCGCGCGACTCGCCGTGCCGATCACCGACTTCCTGGCGCGGCTGGACCGGAGCGAGGTCTCGGCACTCGTGGTCCGGCTCGACACCGGACATCCCCTGCCACAGGGCCTCACGGACGACGTTCCCCTCCCGGTGCTGACGACGCCGGAGGAGGTCGTCGCGGATCATCGGCTCGCGCGGGGTCTCCGCGACATGGCCGTCGCTCAGGTGGAAGCGGTCTTCGAGGCGGATCACCTCCGTCGCGGCCTCCTCGAGATCGTCATGGCGGGCGGTGGGCACAGGGCGCTCGCCGAAGGCATCTCGCGCCGGCTCGGCGGGGCGGTCCTCATCACCACCCCGGACGGACGCCAGACCTACCGGGCCGGGAGGGAATCCGACTTCGCGTGGCTGTCCTCGACGGCGGCCGTCGACCCGACTGGCCGGGTGCGCACCGATTCGATCGAGGGCGGTCTCGGTCTGCACCGCTTCGGCGACGAGTACGTGGCGATCGCCGCGATCTCCGCCAACGGCATCGACCACGGTCGGCTCGTATTCTTCTGTCCTGCACGTGATCTCTCCGCCCCGGATCTGTATCTCGTGGAGCAGGCGGCGACGGTGTGTGCGCTCGTCGTCAGTCGTGAGCTCGCGGTGTCCGCGGTCGAGGAGAAGCACCGGGCCAACTTCGTCCGGGACCTGTTGCGCGGCCGCGCCGGTGAACCCGAACAGGTGATCGTGCACGCGCAGATGTTCGGCTGGAATCTCGACCGCCCGGTGGTGGTGGTCGCCGTCGAACCCGATCGCGTGGACGACGATTCCTCGGCGGCACCGGCGCGACTGCCCGTCGTGGAACGGCAGGCCCGCGCGTTCGCGGGTGCGCTGGCCGGGCGCGATTCCGGAGCGTCCGTCACAGCTCTGGCGACCGAGACCGTCGTACTCATGGGTGAGGGCAGCGACACGATGACCCTCGTGCACGAACTCGTCGCCCTGGTGCGCGGAGCCGGCGGGGGAGGGCGTCGGCCGTTCGGTGTGGGGGTTTCGCGTGCGTCGTCGTCCACCGACGACCTGCCGGCGCTCTACGCGCAGGCGCGCACGGCACTCGAAGTGGGACGCAAGATCTCCGGTCCGTGGGCGGTGACCCATTTCGACGATCTGGGTGTGTACCGGTTGCTGAGCCTCGTCGAGGACACCGAGGAACTCGAGTCGTTCGCGCGCGAGACGCTCAAGGAACTGACCGACGGCACGGCCGAGGCGCAGGACATGTGCCGTACCCTCGAGGTGCTCCTCGCCACCAACATCAACATCGCAGAAGCCGCGCGCCAGTTACATTTTCATTACAACACTCTGCGCTATCGTGTGGCGAAACTGGAAAAGATCCTCGGTCCCTTCACTGAACAGCCCGAACTGCGGTTGGACCTTTCGCTCGCGCTCAAGATCATCGCGATGCGCGGAATCGATTCCTGA
- a CDS encoding XdhC family protein, with the protein MRDILDELSRWFDDGETFALATVVRTWKSSPREPGAAMAVSQSGEVVGSVSGGCIEGALYDIAGDVLADGRARTEVFRVTDDDAFGVGLTCGGTIEVFVQRVDAATYPEFTEVARRIGAGEPVAVVTDRESAGHRVVTLDGDDGTDPEAEVRLRLSYGDSEVYVDEVCGQIVEIFAPRPRMYVFGAIDFASALCTLGKFAGYRVTVIDARPVFATPARFPDADEIVVAWPHIFLESAPIDPTTVVAVLTHDEKFDIPLLERALRCEAGYIGAMGSRSTHERRVALLREAGLSADELGRLHSPIGLDLGARTPEETAVSILAEILVSTRGATGRSLATLRGPIHRVPAGRAARPADCPPAIDGVAAAL; encoded by the coding sequence GTGCGGGACATTCTCGACGAGCTGTCGCGATGGTTCGACGACGGTGAGACCTTCGCGCTCGCGACCGTCGTTCGCACGTGGAAGTCGTCGCCGCGCGAACCCGGCGCCGCGATGGCCGTCTCGCAGTCGGGTGAAGTGGTGGGCAGTGTCTCGGGAGGGTGCATCGAAGGCGCCCTGTACGACATCGCGGGTGACGTGCTCGCCGACGGGCGCGCACGGACCGAGGTCTTCCGCGTCACCGACGACGACGCCTTCGGCGTGGGCCTCACCTGCGGCGGCACCATCGAGGTGTTCGTGCAGCGGGTGGATGCCGCAACCTATCCCGAGTTCACCGAGGTGGCACGGCGGATCGGGGCGGGAGAGCCGGTCGCCGTCGTCACCGACCGCGAGTCCGCCGGCCATCGTGTGGTCACCCTCGACGGGGACGACGGCACCGATCCCGAAGCCGAGGTGCGCCTGCGCCTGTCCTACGGCGATTCGGAGGTCTACGTCGACGAGGTGTGCGGGCAGATCGTGGAGATCTTCGCGCCGCGACCGCGGATGTACGTCTTCGGCGCCATCGACTTCGCGTCCGCCCTGTGCACGCTGGGGAAGTTCGCCGGTTATCGCGTGACGGTGATCGACGCCCGGCCCGTCTTCGCGACGCCCGCCCGGTTCCCCGACGCCGACGAGATCGTGGTGGCGTGGCCGCACATCTTCCTCGAGTCGGCGCCGATCGACCCCACCACGGTCGTCGCGGTCCTCACCCACGACGAGAAGTTCGACATCCCGCTGCTCGAACGCGCCCTCCGCTGCGAGGCCGGATACATCGGGGCGATGGGCAGTCGCTCCACGCACGAGCGCCGCGTCGCCCTGTTGCGCGAGGCCGGTCTGTCGGCCGACGAACTGGGACGACTGCACTCGCCGATCGGACTCGACCTCGGGGCGCGTACCCCGGAGGAGACGGCCGTGTCGATCCTTGCCGAGATCCTCGTGAGCACGCGCGGTGCCACCGGGCGCAGCCTTGCGACACTGCGCGGACCCATCCACCGGGTGCCGGCGGGACGCGCTGCCCGACCTGCGGATTGTCCGCCTGCGATTGACGGTGTTGCGGCAGCCCTCTAA
- a CDS encoding amidase has product MAVDGRSPTLDTERTGTWTGADARSIAAVVRNREVTARRVVEDHLALIAEQNTRLNAIVTVAAESALAEADALDQRLDRGEVAGPLAGVPFTVKDLIATAGVRTTAASRALADNVPVVDAPAVAAMKAAGAILVGKTNTPEFGTSGLTDSEMFGPAVNPLGSLESPRSPGGSSGGEAASIASGMSVLGLGTDFGGSVRWPAHCTGLCSIRPTVGRVSADGQYPGVLVGDHVRANPTTVHGALQTVGPMARNLDDLVLALRVISEPHVAWTDPATVDVDALTITWADGDGTVPVVDEIVDVVRESARRLGAHPYCGSALVEGNELFGRLRATQTHTDIDALASPDRFGAVIRDLLSTVGRAEHREVEGLWAWRTALIHRLLAEMGDVLVLPVASIGAPPLGDDRFAVGDRLLTWQEALASCRTISVTGFPSVVVPVGRTSDGMPIGVQIVARPFHDHVALAVAARL; this is encoded by the coding sequence GTGGCGGTAGACGGTCGATCCCCGACGCTCGACACCGAGCGCACCGGCACGTGGACCGGCGCCGATGCGCGGTCGATCGCCGCCGTGGTCCGCAATCGCGAGGTCACCGCCCGCCGGGTCGTCGAGGACCACCTCGCACTGATCGCCGAGCAGAACACGCGCCTCAACGCGATCGTCACCGTCGCGGCGGAGAGTGCCCTCGCCGAGGCCGACGCTCTCGACCAGCGCCTCGACCGCGGCGAGGTGGCCGGACCGCTCGCCGGGGTGCCGTTCACCGTCAAGGACCTCATCGCCACCGCCGGCGTGCGCACGACGGCCGCCTCGAGGGCGCTGGCCGACAACGTCCCCGTCGTCGACGCACCGGCCGTCGCCGCGATGAAGGCGGCCGGCGCGATCCTCGTCGGCAAGACCAACACACCCGAATTCGGAACCTCCGGGCTCACCGACAGCGAGATGTTCGGACCGGCCGTGAACCCACTCGGCAGCCTCGAGTCGCCGCGCTCACCCGGCGGATCCAGCGGCGGCGAAGCCGCGTCCATCGCGTCGGGCATGAGCGTCCTCGGGCTGGGCACCGACTTCGGCGGGTCCGTGCGCTGGCCCGCACACTGCACCGGCCTGTGCTCCATCCGCCCCACCGTCGGCCGGGTGTCCGCGGACGGTCAGTACCCGGGGGTGCTCGTCGGCGATCACGTGCGGGCCAATCCCACGACGGTGCACGGCGCGCTGCAGACCGTCGGACCCATGGCGCGGAACCTCGACGACCTCGTCCTCGCCCTGCGCGTGATCTCCGAACCGCACGTCGCGTGGACCGATCCGGCGACCGTCGACGTCGACGCTCTGACGATCACCTGGGCGGACGGGGACGGCACCGTCCCCGTCGTCGACGAGATCGTGGACGTCGTCCGGGAGAGCGCGCGGCGCCTCGGTGCGCATCCGTACTGCGGGTCGGCGCTGGTCGAGGGGAACGAGCTGTTCGGGCGATTGCGGGCCACCCAGACCCACACCGACATCGACGCGCTGGCGAGTCCCGACCGGTTCGGCGCCGTCATCCGCGACCTGCTGTCCACGGTCGGTCGCGCCGAGCACCGGGAGGTGGAAGGCCTCTGGGCGTGGCGCACCGCGCTGATCCATCGTCTGCTCGCCGAGATGGGCGACGTGCTGGTGCTGCCGGTCGCGTCCATCGGGGCGCCTCCGCTCGGCGACGATCGTTTCGCTGTCGGCGACCGGCTGCTCACCTGGCAGGAGGCGCTGGCGAGCTGCCGCACGATCAGCGTCACCGGCTTCCCGTCCGTCGTCGTCCCTGTCGGGCGGACGAGCGACGGCATGCCCATCGGCGTGCAGATCGTCGCGCGCCCCTTCCACGACCACGTCGCGCTGGCCGTCGCCGCGCGTCTGTGA
- a CDS encoding MFS transporter, whose amino-acid sequence MIPSWARLAFAVFAVSWGANQFAPMQLVYRDHLGLGSDSFTAMLGSYILGLIPALLYFGRVADRIGRRPVIRAMIPVSIVSSIVLLLGADIPALLYLGRVLAGLASGMAFGAGTAWMKELSEGPGVGARRAAVSLSAGFGSGALFAGLIAQWLPTPDRLPYLVHIALMVVAVVLVWAVPDAHRPRTVQGSWRLSTLSSPRFRWGVVPWAPWVFGCATVSFATMPPIVSDRVDSVAVAFTGVVAALTLLTGALIQPVARRITRHGEDRGVWTGVGLGVLGFVTAGVAVLGDGPVSVLAVLVTAVLLGGGYGMLLVSGLVTVEHIAPPDELAQTVAVFYCLIYLGFAVPFVISLAAPHIGFVACFAVAVALLVLALVPRKLLADQEATLVGSR is encoded by the coding sequence ATGATTCCGTCCTGGGCTCGTCTCGCGTTCGCCGTGTTCGCGGTGAGCTGGGGCGCCAATCAGTTCGCCCCGATGCAGCTCGTCTACCGCGACCACCTGGGACTCGGCAGCGACTCGTTCACCGCCATGCTCGGCTCCTACATCCTCGGGTTGATTCCCGCCCTGCTCTACTTCGGGCGCGTGGCCGACCGGATCGGGCGTCGTCCGGTGATCCGGGCGATGATCCCGGTGAGCATCGTGTCGTCGATCGTCCTGCTTCTCGGCGCCGACATCCCCGCGCTGCTGTATCTCGGCCGGGTCCTCGCCGGATTGGCATCCGGGATGGCGTTCGGAGCCGGCACCGCGTGGATGAAGGAACTGAGTGAGGGTCCGGGTGTGGGAGCGCGCCGGGCCGCCGTCTCACTGTCGGCGGGATTCGGCAGCGGTGCCCTGTTCGCCGGTCTCATCGCGCAGTGGCTCCCCACTCCCGACCGCCTGCCCTATCTCGTGCACATCGCTCTGATGGTGGTCGCGGTGGTGCTGGTGTGGGCCGTCCCCGACGCGCACCGGCCCCGCACCGTGCAGGGCTCGTGGCGCCTGTCCACCCTGTCGTCCCCGCGTTTCCGGTGGGGTGTCGTGCCGTGGGCTCCGTGGGTCTTCGGATGCGCGACCGTCTCGTTCGCGACGATGCCGCCGATCGTCTCGGATCGGGTGGACAGCGTGGCCGTCGCGTTCACCGGTGTGGTCGCCGCCCTGACCCTGCTCACCGGTGCGTTGATCCAGCCCGTGGCCCGACGCATCACCCGGCACGGTGAGGATCGCGGCGTGTGGACCGGGGTGGGCCTGGGGGTGCTCGGCTTCGTGACCGCCGGCGTCGCGGTGCTCGGCGACGGCCCGGTATCGGTGCTCGCCGTCCTCGTCACCGCCGTCCTCCTCGGCGGGGGGTACGGCATGCTGCTCGTCTCCGGTCTCGTCACCGTCGAGCACATCGCTCCGCCGGACGAGCTGGCACAGACCGTCGCCGTCTTCTACTGCCTGATCTATCTGGGCTTCGCGGTGCCCTTCGTCATCTCGCTCGCCGCACCTCACATCGGGTTCGTCGCATGCTTTGCGGTCGCCGTGGCGCTGCTCGTGCTCGCGCTCGTCCCCCGGAAACTGCTCGCCGATCAGGAAGCGACCCTCGTCGGCTCACGCTGA